A portion of the Pseudodesulfovibrio alkaliphilus genome contains these proteins:
- a CDS encoding DUF493 family protein — translation MTDDRRSQFENMLDEHHVWPCPYVFKFIVPTDNLPLLAALFESERLETRESRGGKFTSVTLESTMCSGREVMEVYRRASEIPGLMAL, via the coding sequence ATGACCGATGACCGCCGCTCCCAATTCGAAAACATGCTTGACGAACACCACGTCTGGCCCTGTCCATATGTCTTCAAATTCATCGTACCCACAGACAATTTGCCCCTCCTTGCGGCCCTCTTCGAATCCGAGCGGCTGGAAACCCGGGAGTCCAGAGGCGGAAAATTCACCAGCGTCACCCTTGAGTCCACCATGTGCTCGGGAAGGGAAGTCATGGAGGTTTACCGTCGCGCCTCGGAGATTCCCGGACTGATGGCGCTTTAG
- the nifU gene encoding Fe-S cluster assembly protein NifU, which yields MWEYTDKVKDHFLNPRNVGTIEDADGVGEVGSLACGDALTLYIKVNDSVIVDAKFQTFGCASAIASSSALTEMLKGKTVAEAERITNKDIAEYLGGLPREKMHCSVMGQEALEQALKHMRGEAPSKMEHSHEGTLICECFGVFDEEILRAIKQNDLKTVEDVTSFTKAGGGCGKCIDDLERLLKEAHGEGVCPTPSAEPVSPAQGLTNIQRMHLIESVIDNEIRPMLQRDGGDIRLLDIDRQLVSVQFIGMCSNCPSSHLTLHNLIEAKLKEKVDPEISVREG from the coding sequence ATGTGGGAATATACCGACAAGGTCAAGGACCACTTTCTCAACCCGCGCAACGTGGGCACCATTGAAGACGCCGACGGCGTGGGCGAGGTGGGCTCCCTGGCCTGCGGCGATGCCTTGACTCTCTACATCAAAGTCAATGATAGCGTGATCGTTGACGCCAAATTTCAGACCTTCGGATGCGCCAGCGCCATCGCCTCAAGCTCGGCACTGACCGAGATGCTCAAAGGAAAGACCGTTGCCGAGGCCGAACGGATCACCAACAAGGACATCGCCGAGTACCTGGGCGGGCTGCCGCGAGAAAAGATGCACTGTTCGGTCATGGGGCAGGAGGCTCTGGAGCAGGCCCTCAAACACATGCGCGGCGAAGCCCCCAGCAAGATGGAGCATTCCCACGAGGGAACCCTTATCTGCGAGTGTTTCGGCGTCTTTGACGAGGAAATCCTGCGGGCCATCAAGCAAAACGATCTTAAAACCGTCGAGGACGTGACCAGCTTCACCAAGGCGGGTGGCGGCTGCGGCAAGTGCATTGACGATCTGGAACGTCTGCTCAAGGAGGCGCACGGCGAGGGCGTCTGCCCGACCCCCTCCGCAGAACCCGTTTCCCCGGCCCAGGGCCTGACCAACATCCAGCGGATGCACCTCATAGAATCCGTCATCGACAACGAAATCCGCCCCATGCTCCAGCGGGACGGAGGAGATATCCGCCTGCTTGATATTGACAGGCAGTTGGTCTCGGTACAGTTCATCGGCATGTGCTCCAACTGCCCGTCAAGCCACTTGACCCTGCACAACCTCATTGAGGCCAAACTCAAGGAAAAGGTGGACCCGGAAATCTCGGTCCGCGAAGGATAA
- the cysK gene encoding cysteine synthase A: protein MKIARDMTQLVGGTPLVRLNRLGHGLGATLVAKLEFNNPCASVKDRIAKSMIEAAMADGRISPDTVLVEPTSGNTGIGLAFICAVKGLKLILTMPESMSLERRKLLTGFGAELVLTPADLGMKGAIARAEEIVAETKNAFMPMQFENKANPAAHRQTTAEEIWADTDGAVDIFVAGVGTGGTITGVAEALKERKPSLRAVAVEPADSPVLSGGKAGPHKIQGIGAGFVPGALNTAVIDEIITMDNETAFGTARRLIREEGILCGISSGANCAAALKLAAREENAGRMIVFVVCDTGERYLSTALFE from the coding sequence ATGAAAATAGCAAGGGACATGACCCAACTGGTGGGAGGTACGCCGCTGGTCCGTCTGAACCGCCTCGGCCATGGCCTCGGGGCCACCCTGGTGGCCAAACTCGAATTCAACAACCCCTGCGCCTCGGTCAAGGACCGCATCGCCAAGAGCATGATCGAAGCAGCCATGGCCGACGGCCGCATCAGCCCCGATACCGTCCTGGTGGAACCCACCAGCGGCAACACCGGCATCGGCCTCGCCTTCATCTGTGCGGTCAAGGGACTCAAGCTCATCCTGACCATGCCCGAGAGCATGAGCCTTGAACGGCGCAAGCTGCTCACCGGCTTCGGAGCAGAACTGGTCCTCACTCCCGCTGATCTGGGAATGAAAGGGGCCATTGCAAGGGCTGAGGAAATCGTGGCAGAAACGAAAAACGCCTTCATGCCCATGCAGTTCGAAAACAAGGCAAACCCGGCTGCCCATCGCCAGACCACTGCCGAGGAAATTTGGGCGGATACCGACGGCGCAGTGGACATCTTTGTGGCCGGGGTCGGCACAGGAGGCACCATCACGGGCGTGGCCGAGGCGCTCAAGGAGCGCAAGCCATCCCTGCGGGCCGTGGCCGTGGAACCGGCCGACTCGCCCGTACTCTCCGGCGGCAAGGCCGGACCGCACAAGATCCAGGGCATCGGCGCGGGCTTCGTGCCCGGCGCACTCAACACGGCCGTCATCGACGAAATCATCACCATGGACAACGAGACCGCCTTCGGAACCGCCAGACGCCTGATCCGCGAGGAGGGCATCCTCTGCGGCATCTCCTCGGGCGCCAACTGCGCCGCAGCCCTCAAACTGGCTGCCCGCGAAGAAAACGCGGGCAGGATGATCGTCTTCGTGGTCTGCGATACGGGCGAGAGGTATCTAAGCACCGCCCTCTTCGAATAG
- a CDS encoding Hsp20/alpha crystallin family protein, with translation MADLKRWSRGEITRMRLEIDRLFDELCLDFDLPAMVCRMTGDIELWEEDDALVCRMELGAIDPDDVTVMATGRLLAITAEVSEVEGSRRRSRAFRREIRLPCAIRADEVEVAFADSVLLVRLPRCTRQHIVRIIKK, from the coding sequence ATGGCTGATCTGAAACGCTGGAGCCGGGGCGAAATCACCAGGATGCGCCTTGAAATAGACAGGCTTTTCGATGAGCTGTGCCTTGATTTCGATCTGCCCGCCATGGTTTGCCGTATGACCGGAGACATTGAGCTATGGGAGGAGGATGACGCATTGGTGTGCAGGATGGAGCTGGGAGCCATCGACCCGGACGATGTCACTGTCATGGCGACTGGGCGATTGCTGGCGATCACCGCCGAGGTGTCCGAGGTGGAGGGCAGCCGACGCCGTTCACGGGCCTTCAGGAGGGAGATCAGGCTGCCCTGCGCGATCAGGGCGGACGAGGTCGAGGTCGCCTTTGCCGACAGCGTTCTCTTGGTCCGTCTGCCAAGATGCACCCGCCAGCACATTGTACGGATAATCAAGAAATAG
- a CDS encoding putative bifunctional diguanylate cyclase/phosphodiesterase: MNGEVEILVVDDDRINLKLIQGILRGQDMRVITAMSGDEALSKAAGSNPAVALLDVMMPGMDGFELAERLRASERTRTVPIIFITAISKERRNIFRGYELGAVDYLFKPVEPEILRGKVGIFAELHRKNLSLEAATRRLEKVVAELESSQSALRESEQRYRMVADYIHDWESWFGPDGEAIYISPSCERITGYSPARFVEEPELIQRIVHPDDFAAWHNYMTGSSFAEEGIDYRINHRDARIRWVSMVRHTVEDDTGKPLGVRLSVRDVTSRKHMEQRLKHSSLHDPLTGLPNRALLFDRVGQAAERSVRTNEYFAVLFINLDRFQVVNDHFGHMVGDRILVEIGVRLRRIVRPVDTVARFGGDDFVIIFEEMRRKLDVRDMVRLVRESFVEPFEIDSVEFPVTASMGIEMVKGYGEAPDKIVHNAQLAMYKAKGAGKNRCVTYEAGMREGAASVLAMESELKRALRAREFEAHFQPIVTLADGQLYGFEALARWRHPERGLVSPGEFIPLAEETGLIVELGEQILEDACRTLNQWRTVYPAAAELIISVNISARQFGEAGLVDMVKRILDRTGLPANLLKLEITETVVMLDAMESSTRLNLLKSLGIMLSIDDFGTGYSSMSYLQKFPMDQLKIDLSFVRLLEKGPENIEIIRAIVNMAHSLRLRVVAEGIESERQRDLLYSLQCDYGQGYLYARPLPGSEAEAFLASGE; encoded by the coding sequence ATGAACGGAGAAGTCGAAATACTCGTGGTCGATGACGACCGGATCAACCTCAAGTTGATTCAGGGGATCCTGCGCGGCCAGGATATGCGCGTGATCACGGCCATGTCCGGCGACGAGGCATTGTCCAAGGCGGCCGGGAGCAATCCGGCGGTGGCTCTGCTTGATGTCATGATGCCGGGCATGGATGGCTTCGAATTGGCCGAAAGGTTGCGCGCCTCGGAGCGAACCCGCACTGTGCCCATCATCTTCATCACCGCCATCAGCAAGGAGCGGCGCAATATCTTTCGCGGCTACGAATTGGGCGCGGTGGACTATCTGTTCAAACCAGTGGAGCCCGAGATCCTGCGCGGCAAGGTGGGCATTTTTGCGGAGCTGCATCGAAAGAACCTTTCGCTGGAAGCCGCCACCCGGCGGCTGGAAAAGGTTGTGGCCGAGCTGGAGAGTTCCCAATCGGCCCTGCGAGAATCCGAGCAGCGCTACCGGATGGTGGCCGACTACATTCACGACTGGGAAAGCTGGTTCGGCCCCGACGGCGAGGCTATATACATCTCGCCTTCGTGCGAGCGCATCACAGGGTATTCCCCGGCCCGCTTTGTCGAGGAGCCGGAATTGATCCAGCGCATTGTGCACCCTGACGATTTCGCTGCGTGGCACAATTACATGACCGGCTCGTCCTTTGCGGAGGAGGGCATCGACTACCGCATCAACCATCGCGATGCCCGGATCCGGTGGGTGAGCATGGTACGGCATACGGTGGAAGACGACACGGGCAAGCCGCTTGGCGTTCGCCTCAGCGTACGCGACGTGACCAGCCGCAAGCACATGGAGCAGCGGCTCAAGCATAGTTCCCTGCATGACCCCCTTACCGGCCTTCCAAACAGGGCGCTTTTGTTTGACAGAGTAGGTCAGGCGGCCGAGCGTTCGGTGCGGACAAACGAATATTTCGCAGTGCTTTTTATTAATCTGGATCGCTTTCAGGTGGTCAACGATCATTTCGGGCACATGGTGGGCGATCGGATTTTGGTGGAGATCGGAGTGCGTCTACGCCGTATTGTCCGTCCCGTCGATACTGTCGCTCGGTTTGGCGGTGATGATTTTGTCATTATTTTCGAGGAAATGCGTCGTAAGCTTGATGTGCGCGACATGGTCAGGCTCGTCAGGGAATCTTTTGTCGAACCTTTTGAGATCGACAGCGTCGAGTTCCCGGTGACGGCAAGTATGGGAATCGAAATGGTCAAAGGCTACGGCGAGGCCCCGGACAAGATTGTCCATAACGCTCAACTGGCCATGTACAAGGCCAAGGGGGCGGGCAAGAACCGATGCGTTACCTACGAGGCAGGCATGCGCGAGGGCGCTGCCAGCGTTTTGGCCATGGAGTCCGAGTTGAAGCGGGCCTTGCGCGCCAGGGAGTTCGAGGCCCATTTTCAACCCATCGTCACCCTGGCCGACGGGCAGCTTTATGGTTTCGAGGCCCTGGCCCGCTGGCGCCATCCCGAGCGTGGGCTGGTCAGCCCGGGAGAGTTCATCCCCCTGGCCGAGGAAACAGGGCTCATCGTCGAGCTGGGCGAGCAGATTCTCGAAGACGCCTGTCGCACCCTGAACCAATGGCGCACCGTCTATCCGGCGGCTGCCGAGCTGATCATATCCGTGAACATCTCGGCCAGGCAGTTCGGTGAGGCCGGCCTTGTGGACATGGTCAAGCGGATTCTTGACCGTACGGGCCTTCCGGCCAACCTGCTCAAGCTCGAGATCACCGAAACCGTTGTTATGCTCGATGCCATGGAGTCTTCCACGCGACTTAATCTTTTAAAATCGTTGGGCATCATGCTTTCAATCGACGATTTTGGAACCGGCTACTCGTCCATGAGCTATCTTCAGAAATTTCCCATGGACCAACTCAAGATCGACCTGAGCTTCGTGCGGCTCCTGGAAAAAGGCCCCGAGAACATCGAGATCATCAGGGCCATCGTCAATATGGCTCACAGCCTGCGGCTGCGGGTGGTGGCCGAGGGCATAGAGTCCGAGCGCCAGCGCGATCTGCTTTATTCCTTGCAATGCGATTACGGTCAGGGCTATCTCTATGCCAGACCTCTTCCGGGCAGCGAGGCCGAGGCGTTTCTGGCCAGCGGGGAGTGA
- a CDS encoding Lon protease family protein: MPSKKPSHEVSADKLKWTLDPGTMPFATTDDLEPQTEIIGQKRGVEAFRFGMGMLKKGYNIFVTGQPGTGRLSTVKKLLAEMADKNHVPCDLCYVNNFKHPEAPILLRFTSGEGSEFKRDMQEFLDTVKREAPQLFESEEYIARKNQIAEAHEKKVMSFYKAIEEQVKDTGLVVVRMQMGPIQRPDVVPLVDGEPKRMIELEEMVDNKRFPREEFERLRSKRLELKEQIDQIVLELKELQKEVGKKHEEVDRLMFMALAQDFIKPLRERYDDPKVQAYLDSVLDHMGDELDSIKSLGSPPKQGPLPGMVFGGPPPEVVFHPYQVNLLVDNADKQGPPVIVESYPTYRNLFGSIERVMDRNGGWHTDYTKIKAGSFVKANGGYLVINLMDAIFEPGVWQTLKRSLKTEQIEIETFDPYYFISATGLKPEPIDMRVKVVVLGSPYLYAVLKRYDEDVAKIFKVWADYESSMNRDQDTVMQVSRFVRGEVDRSGLRPFEASGVAAVLEEAVRWAGRQEKISTSFPAMADLLSEADHFASRDEAAVVGAAHVKAAVDARVYRSNQIEERIQEMIDRGSLFVDTDGEVVGQVNGLAVYTMGDYMFGKPSRITTVTSLGKEGIINIEREADMSGPTHNKGMLILAGYLRSRFAQDKPLSLAASIAFEQSYGGIDGDSASSTELYALLSSLSGKPIRQYIAVTGSVNQYGEIQPIGGVNHKIEGFHLCCKHAGFTGRQGVMIPQANVKDLMLRDEVIQSVKDGKFHIWSVRTIDEGIEILTGVKAGERGKNGYPKGTVNRLVDDRLRELADALAAFGKKGDDGTAGNVTKIKSARRSPSKKK; the protein is encoded by the coding sequence ATGCCCAGCAAGAAGCCCTCGCACGAAGTTTCCGCCGACAAGCTCAAGTGGACCCTTGATCCCGGAACCATGCCCTTTGCCACCACGGATGACCTGGAGCCCCAGACCGAAATCATCGGTCAGAAGCGCGGCGTGGAGGCGTTCCGCTTCGGCATGGGGATGCTCAAGAAGGGGTACAACATCTTTGTCACTGGTCAGCCAGGTACAGGGCGTCTCTCCACGGTCAAGAAGCTGCTCGCCGAAATGGCGGACAAGAATCACGTCCCTTGCGATCTCTGCTATGTCAATAATTTCAAACACCCGGAAGCGCCGATTCTCCTCAGGTTCACCTCGGGCGAGGGCAGCGAGTTCAAGCGCGACATGCAGGAGTTTTTGGACACGGTGAAGCGCGAGGCCCCACAACTCTTCGAGAGCGAGGAGTATATCGCCCGCAAGAACCAGATCGCGGAAGCGCACGAGAAGAAGGTGATGAGTTTTTACAAGGCCATCGAGGAGCAGGTGAAGGATACCGGGCTGGTGGTGGTGCGTATGCAGATGGGGCCTATCCAGCGCCCCGACGTGGTCCCCCTGGTGGACGGCGAGCCCAAGCGGATGATCGAGCTTGAGGAGATGGTCGATAACAAGCGGTTCCCGCGTGAGGAGTTCGAACGGCTTCGGTCCAAGCGGTTGGAACTCAAGGAGCAGATCGATCAGATCGTCCTGGAGCTCAAGGAGTTGCAAAAGGAGGTCGGCAAGAAGCACGAGGAGGTGGATCGCCTCATGTTCATGGCCCTGGCTCAGGACTTCATCAAGCCGCTTCGCGAGCGGTATGACGATCCCAAGGTCCAGGCGTATCTCGATTCTGTCCTTGACCACATGGGCGACGAACTGGACAGCATCAAGTCCCTGGGCAGCCCCCCAAAGCAGGGTCCGCTTCCGGGCATGGTCTTTGGCGGGCCGCCGCCGGAAGTGGTCTTTCATCCTTATCAGGTCAACCTGCTGGTGGACAATGCCGACAAGCAGGGACCGCCGGTCATCGTGGAGTCCTATCCGACCTACCGCAACCTCTTTGGCAGCATAGAACGGGTCATGGACCGCAACGGCGGCTGGCATACCGATTACACCAAGATCAAGGCAGGCTCGTTTGTCAAGGCCAACGGCGGCTATCTCGTGATCAACCTGATGGACGCCATTTTCGAGCCGGGCGTGTGGCAGACTCTCAAGCGTTCGCTCAAGACCGAACAGATCGAGATCGAGACTTTTGATCCCTATTATTTCATCAGCGCCACCGGGCTCAAGCCCGAGCCCATCGACATGCGTGTCAAGGTGGTGGTGCTGGGCAGTCCGTATCTCTATGCCGTGCTCAAGCGTTACGACGAGGATGTGGCCAAGATATTCAAGGTCTGGGCCGATTACGAGTCGAGCATGAACCGCGACCAAGACACGGTCATGCAGGTGTCCCGTTTTGTCAGGGGCGAGGTGGACCGAAGCGGACTTCGCCCCTTCGAGGCGTCGGGCGTTGCCGCCGTGCTGGAGGAGGCTGTGCGCTGGGCCGGGCGGCAGGAGAAGATCTCCACCTCCTTTCCGGCTATGGCTGATCTGCTGAGCGAGGCCGATCATTTCGCCTCGCGGGACGAGGCGGCCGTGGTGGGGGCGGCCCATGTCAAGGCGGCCGTGGACGCCCGCGTCTACCGCTCCAATCAGATCGAGGAGCGCATCCAGGAGATGATCGACCGGGGCAGTCTCTTTGTGGATACCGACGGCGAGGTGGTGGGGCAGGTCAACGGCCTGGCCGTCTACACCATGGGCGACTACATGTTCGGCAAGCCAAGCCGGATCACCACCGTGACCTCGTTGGGAAAGGAGGGGATTATCAACATCGAGCGCGAGGCCGACATGTCAGGCCCCACCCACAACAAGGGCATGCTCATTCTTGCAGGCTACCTGCGCAGCCGCTTTGCCCAGGATAAACCCCTTTCGCTTGCGGCCAGCATTGCCTTTGAGCAGTCCTACGGAGGCATTGACGGCGACTCGGCTTCTTCCACCGAGCTGTATGCGCTCCTCTCCAGCCTTTCCGGCAAGCCCATCAGGCAATATATTGCCGTGACCGGCTCGGTGAACCAGTACGGCGAGATTCAGCCCATCGGCGGGGTGAACCACAAGATCGAAGGATTCCACCTCTGCTGCAAGCATGCCGGGTTCACCGGCAGACAGGGGGTTATGATCCCCCAGGCCAATGTCAAGGATCTCATGCTTCGCGACGAGGTGATCCAGTCTGTCAAGGACGGCAAGTTCCACATCTGGTCCGTGCGGACCATTGACGAGGGCATCGAGATTCTCACTGGCGTCAAGGCAGGGGAGCGCGGCAAAAACGGTTACCCCAAGGGCACTGTCAATCGACTGGTCGACGATCGGCTGCGCGAACTGGCCGACGCCTTGGCCGCCTTTGGCAAGAAGGGCGATGACGGTACTGCCGGGAATGTCACAAAAATCAAGTCCGCACGCAGATCTCCTTCGAAAAAGAAATAG
- a CDS encoding tetratricopeptide repeat protein — translation MGKHKREREAEAVRQQHVRKSTCILLVVAALLAGTFLGNALTMIYVGQREGHQAVVSGFSGQSGTQASPHAADSAILARLEADAAADSTNPDAWVALGNYCFDHDLPAKGAAAYERAVELAPMRPGVWSDLGVMYRRTERFDKAIDAFSHAASLDPSHITSRFNMGVVYLHDLGDRENALKVWREVLAIDPSAVTPTGRPVAALVSELEK, via the coding sequence ATGGGAAAACACAAGAGAGAACGGGAGGCGGAAGCGGTGCGGCAGCAGCATGTCAGAAAGTCCACCTGCATCCTGCTGGTGGTCGCGGCTCTGCTGGCCGGAACCTTTCTGGGCAACGCGCTGACCATGATTTATGTCGGGCAGCGAGAGGGACATCAGGCGGTCGTTTCCGGCTTTTCCGGGCAGTCCGGGACACAGGCCTCGCCCCATGCGGCCGATTCGGCCATCCTGGCCCGGCTTGAGGCTGACGCCGCTGCAGATTCCACCAACCCGGATGCCTGGGTGGCGCTGGGCAATTACTGTTTTGACCATGATCTGCCCGCCAAAGGGGCCGCAGCCTACGAGCGGGCGGTGGAGCTTGCGCCCATGCGGCCAGGAGTCTGGTCCGACCTCGGTGTCATGTACCGTCGCACGGAGCGGTTCGACAAGGCCATCGATGCCTTCAGCCATGCGGCGAGCCTCGATCCTTCCCATATCACTTCGCGATTCAATATGGGCGTGGTCTATCTGCACGATCTTGGCGACAGGGAGAATGCCCTTAAGGTCTGGCGTGAGGTGTTGGCCATCGACCCTTCGGCCGTCACGCCCACGGGTCGTCCTGTGGCCGCGCTGGTTTCTGAGCTTGAGAAATAG
- the epsC gene encoding serine O-acetyltransferase EpsC, which produces MTENDYTLADVVALLTESGDKGPASHRYADDVPMPSVEILSEIVQDLRCVLFPGYYGPSEITPDTMPYYIGSTLDRVKRRLADQINRGYCFVCDKTQVDACADCEARAKRMAHQFITTLPRIRKLLLFDVEAAYDGDPAAKTHGEIIFCYPSVRALTNYRVAHELYKLEVDIIPRIIGEMAHSDTGIDIHPGATIGKGFFMDHGTGTVIGETCIIGDNVRVYQGVTLGAKSFPKGDDERLIKGLPRHPIVEDDVIIYAGATILGRVRIGKGAVIGGNVWITRDVPPGAQIVQSRILQQSFVDGSGI; this is translated from the coding sequence ATGACCGAAAACGATTACACCCTGGCCGATGTGGTGGCCCTGCTGACGGAATCAGGCGACAAGGGCCCGGCCTCGCACCGCTACGCCGACGACGTGCCCATGCCCTCCGTCGAAATCCTCTCCGAGATCGTTCAGGACCTGCGTTGCGTCCTGTTTCCGGGCTACTACGGCCCCTCTGAGATCACGCCGGACACCATGCCCTACTACATCGGCTCCACCTTGGACCGGGTCAAGCGCCGCCTGGCCGATCAGATCAACCGGGGCTACTGCTTCGTCTGCGACAAGACCCAGGTGGACGCCTGCGCGGACTGCGAGGCACGGGCCAAGCGAATGGCCCACCAGTTCATCACCACGCTGCCACGCATCCGCAAGCTCCTGCTCTTCGACGTGGAGGCTGCCTACGACGGCGATCCCGCGGCCAAGACCCATGGGGAAATCATCTTCTGCTATCCGTCGGTGCGCGCCCTGACCAACTACCGGGTTGCCCACGAGCTTTACAAACTTGAGGTGGACATCATCCCCCGCATCATCGGCGAGATGGCCCACTCGGACACGGGCATAGACATCCACCCCGGCGCGACCATCGGCAAGGGGTTCTTCATGGACCACGGCACAGGGACGGTCATCGGCGAGACCTGCATCATCGGCGACAACGTACGTGTCTACCAAGGCGTCACCCTCGGGGCCAAGAGCTTCCCCAAGGGCGACGACGAGCGGCTCATCAAGGGGCTGCCGCGCCACCCCATCGTGGAGGACGATGTGATCATCTACGCAGGCGCCACCATCCTGGGCCGGGTGAGAATAGGCAAGGGCGCGGTCATCGGCGGCAACGTCTGGATCACCCGCGATGTGCCCCCCGGTGCGCAGATCGTCCAGTCGCGCATTCTGCAGCAGTCATTTGTGGACGGCAGCGGCATCTGA
- the nifS gene encoding cysteine desulfurase NifS, which yields MKTIYMDNNATTRVDPAVFEEMRPYFCDLYGNPSSMHRFGGQVGVRLREARARVAALLRCEPDEIIFTSCGSESDNTAIRSALSAQPDKRHIVTTRVEHPAILSLCKFLEKKEGYDVTYLGTDERGRIDLDEYRDAIRNDTAIVSVMWANNETGNIYPVEKMAVIARERGTVFHTDAVQAVGKIAIDLATTPIDMLSLSGHKLHAPKGVGALFVRKRLPFRPFLIGGHQESSRRAGTENTTGIIALGKACELAMTHMDEENTSVKTLRNRLENGLLERIPDAIVNGDRGNRLPNTTNISFGYVEGEAILLMMDQMGICASSGSACTSGSLEPSHVLRAMGVPFTFAHGSIRFSLSRFNTGAEVDSVLDTLPTIIENLRKLSPFSADKSAPACTKAFSE from the coding sequence ATGAAGACCATATATATGGATAACAACGCCACCACCAGGGTGGATCCGGCGGTGTTCGAGGAAATGCGGCCCTATTTCTGCGATCTCTACGGAAACCCCTCGTCCATGCACCGCTTTGGCGGACAGGTGGGGGTCAGGCTTCGGGAGGCTCGCGCCAGGGTGGCCGCCCTGCTCCGCTGCGAGCCCGACGAGATCATCTTCACCTCCTGTGGCTCGGAGTCGGACAATACGGCCATCCGCTCGGCCCTGTCGGCCCAGCCAGACAAGCGGCACATCGTCACCACCCGTGTGGAACACCCGGCCATCCTCAGCCTCTGCAAATTTCTGGAAAAGAAGGAAGGCTACGATGTCACCTACCTCGGCACCGACGAGCGAGGCCGTATCGACCTTGACGAATACCGGGATGCCATCCGCAATGACACGGCCATAGTCTCGGTCATGTGGGCCAACAACGAAACAGGCAACATCTATCCCGTGGAGAAGATGGCCGTCATTGCCCGGGAACGCGGCACAGTCTTCCACACCGATGCGGTCCAGGCCGTAGGCAAAATAGCCATAGACCTCGCGACCACGCCCATCGACATGCTCTCCCTCTCGGGCCACAAGCTGCATGCGCCCAAGGGAGTCGGTGCCCTTTTCGTGCGCAAGCGGCTGCCCTTTCGCCCCTTCCTCATCGGCGGACATCAGGAAAGCAGCCGCCGGGCCGGAACCGAAAACACCACGGGCATCATCGCCCTGGGCAAGGCATGCGAACTTGCCATGACGCACATGGACGAGGAGAACACCTCGGTCAAGACTCTGCGCAACCGGCTCGAAAACGGCCTGCTCGAAAGGATTCCCGACGCCATCGTCAACGGCGACAGGGGCAATCGGCTGCCCAACACCACCAACATCTCGTTTGGCTATGTTGAGGGCGAGGCCATCCTGCTGATGATGGACCAGATGGGCATCTGTGCCAGCTCTGGCTCGGCCTGCACTTCGGGCAGTCTGGAACCCTCCCATGTGCTGCGCGCCATGGGCGTACCCTTCACTTTTGCCCACGGCTCCATCCGTTTCAGCTTGAGTCGGTTCAACACCGGGGCCGAGGTGGACTCCGTGCTGGACACCTTGCCGACCATCATCGAAAACCTGCGCAAACTCTCGCCCTTCTCGGCCGACAAGTCGGCGCCCGCCTGCACCAAGGCCTTCTCGGAGTAG